A DNA window from Phragmites australis chromosome 11, lpPhrAust1.1, whole genome shotgun sequence contains the following coding sequences:
- the LOC133885857 gene encoding protein EARLY RESPONSIVE TO DEHYDRATION 15-like gives MAVVNGGNGGGRLNPWAEPFVPSGVRYRCLQTAEAEQQEVEDFSPEWWRLVAVSPAFRDGWLRDYGALGLLDADNLDDDDAEVDSFLADGLLSPPPPRRDHGEGKDEAPGKRGGSLEVAAWGIDKWWLAHGTGLQEAPRYAEKAPRKVAGGARVSPRPIQQPR, from the exons ATGGCAGTGGTGAACGGCGGCAACGGTGGCGGGAGGCTGAACCCCTGGGCGGAGCCCTTCGTGCCGTCCGGGGTCCGGTACCGCTGCCTGCAGACGGCGGAGGCGGAGCAGCAGGAGGTGGAGGACTTCTCCCCCGAGTGGTGGCGCCTCGTCGCTGTCTCCCCGGCCTTTCGCGACGGCTGGCTCCGCGACTACGGCGCCCTCGGCCTCCTCGACGCCGACAAcctggacgacgacgacgcggaGGTTGACAGCTTCCTCGCCGACGGCCTCCTCTCCCCTCCGCCACCGCGCCGCG ATCATGGCGAGGGGAAGGACGAGGCGCCTGGCAAGAGGGGCGGCAGCCTTGAGGTGGCGGCCTGGGGGATCGACAAGTGGTGGCTCGCGCACGGCACCGGGCTGCAGGAGGCCCCGCGGTACGCGGAGAAGGCGCCGAGGAAGGTCGCCGGCGGCGCCAGGGTGAGCCCGCGCCCCATCCAGCAGCCACGCTGA